CGATTCAATGAGTCGGTCCACTCTGCTAAGTATGATGAAACTTGTGGTTTATGGAGGGTGAAGACAGTGTGTAGCAATGGTTCAATCATTGAATATATATGTAGGTGGCTTGTAGTGGCTACAGGAGAGAATGCAGAAAAAGTGGTGCCTGAATTCGAAGGATTAGAAGATTTTGGTGGACATGTTATGCATGCTTGTGACTATAAAACAGGGGGAGTTTATGAAGGGAAGAATGTGTTAGTTGTTGGATGTGGCAATTCAGGCATGGAAGTTTCACTTGATCTTTGCCACCATAATTCAAGTCCATCCATGGTTGTTCGAAGTTCGGTAAGTCTCATTTTTCTCATCCAAATTCTTTCATAAGCTACATGACTTACGTCTactaaagagaaaaaaacacTCAATTTCCTTGAGCGCGTCTTTCCAGATTAACAAATCTTCTATGTCTGTGTCCTTCATTTGCCAGAAAATCTGCACACGACATATCTAATTCCTCATGACACGTATATAAAATGTCATGATATCTAATGAAATGTTCAATCTTTCATAAGCTACATGACTTACGTCCGCCAAGAGAAAAACACACAATTTCCTTGAGCGCGTTATGTCTATGTCCTTCATTTGTCAAAAAATCTGCACTTGACATCTCTAATTCCTCATGACGAGTATATAATCTCATGATATCTATTGAAATGTTCAATCTTTTCATGGAACAGGTTCATGTTTTGCCAAGGGAAATTCTCGGAAAATCGACGTTTGAGTTAGGAGTTTCAATGATGAAATGGCTCTCAATTGATGTAGTTGACAAGATATTGCTAGTTGCAGCAAGGTTACTTCTTGGAAACATAGAAAAGTATGGTTTAAAAAGGCCATCCATTGGACCTTTACAGCTCAAGAACACAGAAGGGAAAACTCCAGTTCTAGACATAGGTGCATTACAAAAGATTAAATCTGGAGAAATAAAGATAGTTCCAGCAATCAAGAAATTTTCTCAAGGGAAAGTACAATTTGTTAATGgtgaaattcttgaaattgatTGTGTCATTTTGGCTACAGGATATTGCAGCAATGTTCCTTCCTGGTTAAAggtgagaaaaaaaaacaagttttaattttttttaattttttgtattttttttggttgtgtATTCAAGGTggtgtatttattttttaatttacgGATTGTTGTGACAGTTATGGAAGTTGGTTTTTCTTGTAGATTCTCTGTTCCTATTTCTTGTAATATTGCTATATAGTGATCAGGTGGATGATATTCTCATTtgcttcaatttttctttttaatttattgggAACAGAGAaacatatattttcttttttcttttactatggtaataattttttttcagaaaCAAGATTGAGCTTTCCAAGAAAAATGGTTGAATGGATAATTAGATCACAGATCTGAGCTGCAAATAAAATTCTgttttttgtcctttttttcTCTGTTTGATTACATGTTCATTcttattaagaatatttttctATGAAATTTGGTCTAatgagaatttttttaatatacaggaaagtgattttttttcaaGGGAGGGATTTCCAAGAAGCCCATTTCCAAATGGATGGAAAGGAAAAGCTGGTTTGTATGCAGTTGGATTTACAAGAAGAGGGCTTTCTGGTGCATCTTTGGATGCAGTTAAAGTATCACAAGATATTGGCAAAATTtggaaagaagaaattaaacaGAAAAATCAATCTGTTGCTGTTGCATGCCATAGAAGAAGCAAGTTACCCTTCtaataaacaaacaaataacatATCCAGTATAGTCTCATAAGTCGgatctggagagggtagagtttACGCACATCTTACCTCTACCtgttgtttctgatagaccctcCAAGTTACCCttctaatattattttattttattttttaaccttTTAACTTTTCTTCCAGTAATTTTACTTGCCAAgtaacaaaaaaaaggaaaaaagtaaaGACCATTTTGTGACAAGAGAAGGAAGAGACAAAACAGAGAGCAGCCCTGTCCAGAGAAATACCCAAATTCATCTTTGGGCATTTTTATAGGAAGAAGAGGCTTTTCTTAGCATCTACTTCTAAGGAGAAATTTGTACAAAAGGTTGAATATTATGTATTAATAGAAAAAtgtgactatatatatatatatatgtatatatctccTTTTCTTGTAAGTAATTTAAGCAGTTCCTCTTATAAAGTAAGGTTAGTTATACAGTTATTCGCTCAGCCAAAAATATTAACAGACCCTAgccaatatacatatattattccACACATATATTGTGTAAAAAAGTATTCAAAAAGAGTGATGTATGTAAGTATGTTGTTCATTTATGCATCATGAGCTATGTTGCTCGGATGCGTGTTGGATATTCTAAAAtagtatatatttgaaaaaatttgATACGGATAtgacaatatttttaaaaaattcgaaCAATATAAATCATGAGTCTTGTACAATGTACATCATGCTTCAATGCTTGTGAAGGAAAATTAATCTTTTGAATGTCAAAGTTGGTAAAAGAATGGTCAAAGGTAATATAAGAAAGCTCTCTCACTCAATAAATTTTGGTCCACCTAAGTCATTTATTCTACTGATGGGATCTATCTCTAGAACATGGTCCACCTAGGGCCCCATTAAATATGGTGGACCAAAATATCCATAATTCCACAACATCCCTTCTTTCAATTTAAATATGACAGACTTTTCACTACTTAAGTTCAAAAAAAACCTATGCAAAACTCTTAGAGCACCTCCATGTTGCCAAGCACATGGATAGAGCCCACAAAGAGGAGAGAAACATAAGGGGTAAAAAAATCCCCTTGCCTTCAAGTCAAACTTGAAAGATAAGCTCCACTCTTGGTTCCGTCTATATTGCtcgaaatttttaaaaatgtcacTGTGTGCATGTTGGATTCTCCGAAAGTAATACATTTTTCAAGGATCTAACACAAGTTTGGCAACAGTTTTAGAAAGTATGAGCAACATGGGATTGAACAGTAAAGCGCAACACATGATGTGTGGTTTAAACTTTGTTGCTGACAATAACCTGATATATAGAAAAAGTAAAGGAACAAACTCATTATTCATTGAGTTTCGAACCATGCACCATCTAACTAGCCTCGGAAATTTCTggattataagaaaaaaaaagtcaaacttggaGAATAGTTTGATACTGTTTGATCTTTCTAAAACTTTCACATGTATAAAATAGAATACTTTTAAGATGTTTCCTAAATTAGATAGAATTAAGAATACCATACCTCAGACCAATGCCATATGAGTCTAGCTAGCTCAGTCATTATCACCTAGTAAAGTGAGACGATTATCTTGAACTTTAAAGGGGTACAACGGCATGAATTGGGTAGTTCAAAAGATTCATCCTGAAGTAATATAATTCCCCTCTTCAGAAGTTAAAATATTTCTAACATATGTTCATATCTCATTATAACAGCTTGCCTTaccaaaaatagaaaattatgGAAAATAGAAACAATGATTCATATTATCCATCTAGCCTAGCCACACCTATCAGGAAATCTAATATGAATCATTGCCATGTTAGCATCCTAGATCTTTTCTCCTGTCTCATTCATCTTTATTTGTTTCCTGTACAATGTCCATAAATTGAAATATCCAAAGATGACTTTGTAACAATAGATGCCTTGTTCATCAGTCGGATTTttaattttctccattttttataAGAATCTAAAAGACATAGGGAGAGGGAGACAGGCATAACTGATAGATGGATAAATATACATTTGATGGTCAGTTCTATGAATAAAAATCTTGAGTTGGAGGCATTGCGAggaaaaaaatcaattgaatcATTGGAGAGGGGGGTAGAAAGGAAACTGTGGGAGGAAGAAGTTTGTTTATAGGTTCAGAAGAGTGGTCCATGGTTGTCTCCTTGGTAACAAATATTATTTCCTGTTTTTTAACAATCTTATAATATAAGAAAATGGGAATTGAACTTCTTTTCAATGAGATCCAACATGACTTAAATTTCCCATTTCACAATGAACaaagaacataaaaaaattCCACTGACAGAAAAGAtttaaacaaaaagaagaaaatccaAAGAAGCAGTACATATATAGACAACCCATATGAGTTCCCATGCTGTTGAATCAACCATGCAGCAAACCTTTATCTACTGTCCCATATAGAATTGCTTCACCACCACATACAAAATTcttgtaaaaataaatataataagaaaagTCAGTTTCTAACCTTAAATTAATGAATGTAAAACACACAGCTCATGTTACTCAACTTGCTACATGCAAAGTGTTTGAATTTAACACTTCTCTACCAGGAAGCTACAGTTTCTATTATGTCCTTTTGCAGTGGAACTTACTTAGATTTTTTTTCCCTAACCTTGCAACAGGGGCAGAGCTATAGTTCTGCCTACAGGTTCGACACTGTTGAGaatacaattaaataataaaagtgTGCTTTCTCTAACAAtttaagcttttagatgagatggtcaCACACTTCAACATACACAACTCAATAGCTTTAATTGGCTCAAACTTTGTATTTgtgtttaaaatttatttacaacaacatacccagagTATAATCCCACCAGCGGGATCTAGGGAGAATAGAGTGTACGCACACCTTACCGTTATCTCGTGAAggttaaaatttatttaatatgtataaataatttaccCAAAAATCAGTAAGCTACTTTTTCTAGAATTCAGAACTCAAACTCATAATTATAGTTCTGCCTGCTTGAAAACCTATCATTAGACATCACTTTTACCAAGAGAGAAATACACATGGCCTGGGTCACTAACTATATCCTCAAAGTTCCATGAGGAAGCCCATTCCTTCATGCTCTGATAAGCAGTCAATTTGCAAGTGTTAACTTGAGTTGGATGGCGGGCACTATATCTTTGTATCTTACTGTTGCATGTCCTACTAGAAGAGTGGTGTATCCTCTGATTGGTGAAGTTAAAATATATGAAGCTTATATAGGTGTCCCATATAAAACATGAGATAATCGTGGCGGAGCATCCTTGTCCAAGGGGTGTCAATTTGTTGAAAAATCACACTGTATAGATAGAATAGATCAGAAAATTTATATAGATATACTATATGTTGAACCTCCCTTCCTTCTTCTGTATTTATTTTGACTTCACTTACTGAAATCATAGTCCACCAGTAGGCTTTCATAATCTGTGACTAATACTTTTGACCATTCCagaagaaatttgaaaaatgaaTTTCCATATCATTGTACTTTGAACATGGATtgaaaagatgaaagttttattttcgAAAACTACAAATCATCTTTCAGACTTCATACTGGAGATAGGTTGAAATGACTTTTGATAAGCTACTTATCACATTCAGTTTGGAACCAGAAGACAAATAGAATGATATTTTAAGCCAAGCTAAATCAAATGTGATATCATGGATCTATTATCAAAAGCACAAGCATTTGAAACTAAATCACAGACAAGCAGAATTGTTTTTACCAATAGTTAACAtagttaattattataaaaggAATTACATTTCTATCAAAAAGAGTTAATTCAGATGCATGTTTAATTTGACACTATATACGTACATGAGGAGTTGCAATCACTAAAGTTCTTTTGATAACCGTGGTGTACGGGTTAGCTTGCACGCACCTCGACTACTTTACGAGTTCACGGATATTTGCTATCTCCCACCAGCATAGGTACCAGATAACTTTGTTCACCAAAGCTTGAGTTGCAAACACCAAAGTTTCACCGTCAAATTATTCTCTTTTTGGAAAGCATTTGATCAATTTCTCCACTCTTGTTGTACATGCTGACAATTTTCTTTGCATATTCTGGCATATGTCTGTCAGCTCTGCAATTTCCCAAAACTCACAATagtgagagaaaaaaaattactgtAATCCCTCGCACTAGAACAAATATGAATTTCTACAAACCTTTCTTTTCCCCATTTGCGGACTACGTGTAAGTAATTTCTTATTGTGTGATAATCTAGCGAGTAACGTGCAAATTCTAGACCCTTCGGTCCAACCTGAACCAAGAGAAACAAGTTTAAGCACAGGGAATTTGTTATCGTTTCTGAAATTAACAAGTAAATGAACAAAAAGCTCTTACTATGTTGAGAAGAAATGCTATTAAATTTCCAACAAATTTTGGAGCAGGTTGAGAAGGACCTCTTCCTGGAAATTCAGAAAGTTTCTGCATGAGTCTTGCGAGATTGTCGAGAAGGTgttcaagaaaatatttacatTAAGAACATAACAGAAAAGGATTTACTTCTCAGGATTCTGCCTTCAGCATACTGTAATCAACCGGGAGTATCATAACAAATGGAGTAATTGAAACAGTTAAGCGACTTAAATAGCTAAACCCACTTGACTTATAAGGATTAAAACAAATTAAGATTAATCTAAAATAAACAGTCGATGAGATGTGCAACATACTATAGAAGTAAACAAAGCAGTAACCTGTTATGCTTGTATATACATAACATACATGCTAATGAATGTTAACGAAATAAATTGAGATTCACCTACAATCAATACTCTTACTTCCAGAAAAAATTGATAAGATCATACGTGTTGAAATAGCTAAACGAAGGGAGTTTTGTAATGGAATCAGAATCAGCAACACTTGTACATCTAAGATATTCATAAAATGAGGCTGGTCCAAGCGTAGTGATAAATTCATCAAACAATGCATAACTTGAACAAGCAAATATTAGAAAATGGACTCAGCATCAAGAAATGATTGAGGTTGCATAATCCCTACATTTCATACTTTTCAACAACATTGAAGGGGGAAAAAGTCAGGCTGTTGATGTTTGCGCATGGACCCACCAAAGAACAGTACAAAACCCGAGAGCAGATATCAAATACTGAACCAGCATGGGGTACAGAGAGAGCTTGCTTAGTAATTactttgaaattaataaatatcaCAAGATGATACCACATACCAAATTTTGCTTCATCATCTGCCTTCACAGTTTCCATGACAAATGGACGTCGTTTACCCTGAAATAAGATGCATgctttgaaataattatattacAAGAAAGAGTTTAAAAGGAAAAGTTGTGGGATGCAGCATCATTATTACACTACTTATCGTAGGAGTAATTTCCAAAAGGTTCTCGATAAGGCTTAGCATTTCTCTACCACGTTCATTTCTGCATTTGGAATATGTAAAAGTAACTCTTAAACAAGCTTATTAGAGCAAACATCATGTCCTTTTGTCATGTCAAAGGGTTAAAAGATTTGGCATTACTTTACCTGACAGTAACATACTGGGGATGCTGCATCATGCTGATTCCGCTATATTTCGGCACACCCATGTATCCCACCACCAAATCCTGGAAAGTTCCTTGAAGGTAAGATTTGAAATGTTGGCATGCAAGGGATATTAAGCTTTGCTTTTATTCAGAAGAAATAATCTAATGTTTGCAAACTACCATAATGAAGAATGTTTTAGGAACAAAAATACTTAACTGTCATGGAtaataaaaaatgttattaaaTCTTTAATGATAAGTATTACGGAAAACCTTAAAGAGCAGAGTTATGAAAGGGAACATAATCCATTACTGTCCAGGACCAAAAAGAGTTCGCTACGAAATTCCCTTCTGGACCTCAACCACTAAATCTCATCACaagattttatctttatttaaaaaaaaaaaaaaaaaaaaaaaaaaaaactggtaATGTTGAATCTTGTCTCCAGATTTGGCACAAGCTTTCACTTGAAAAAACAGTTGGAGCAAATTAGTAGCTGGGTCTAGCTCTAAAACTTATAGATTCCTCAATGCTCGAGGCTGCCTTTGCAAAACCTCTGTGCACATGCTGCTCTTGGATGTTTTTTTTCTCAGTATTCTCTGTGAAAACTTATTATGCAATATATCAGGGCGTTTAATTACGAACAGAGAACTCACCGCCAAGCCATTTGTGTAGTCAAAACAGCTGTAATATAGAAGGAAAGAGTAGTTTACGGATCAGCACAATATTCCGAAGAACTATAGAcaggaaaataatatatatgataaattgTAATATAGGACATTAACCTTGTAAAAAGCAATTGAAATACCTGTAACAAGATGGCGCAATAACATCAACTAAATCATTTGCTGGTAAACAGAAATACGGAACCTGCTTAGTGAAATATATAGATCTGAATAAACAGCATTCAGATAAAACAAAAGATACGAAAAAGAAGACACTATTTTACCTCTTCAATATGGCCATCCAAATGCTTCAGATGGACCTGTTGAAATGTAGAGCTTAGACAGGTGCTTCAACTGATTAGAAAACTATCATATGTAATTCTATAGTATATCCTTCAAATCATAATAAAAGTAGAaagctaaaatatgattttatagGATTAACTGTGAAATTTTTTCATCTACGAGGGTGACGAAGAACATATGATCTTAACTCCATCAAATTTAACGTGGCACCAGCGGACAAGGCACGGTATTTAAGATATTAGTTTGACTTGTGTATATTATAGGTAGTAGTTgaggaaaatattaaatattttgttaaaacAAATTAGTTTGACACAGAAAAAATGTCAAACCAAACCTTGAAATTTTGACTAGTCAAAAGAATTTAAATACCGGAAAATAATGAAGTTGTATGAAATTATATTGTGTCAGATTTTTGTACgcccaaaaataaaaagattgtCATATAAATTTATCAGGATGGAGATAATATGATGTATTGAAATGCATCTTCATGAGGGAACTTACCTCACCAACCAAATAAAAACACATTCTAGACAGAGCACCCTAGTCATCAGGGTAAGAAAGGTTGTTTAGCTAAGTTTTAGAATACAACAAAATCAGAAAACATATCAGCAGGACAAACACAGAGAATATAGAAGTTGGTTTCCTTGTTCTTATACTTGAATAGATAGAATTCCAAGATCACAGAGGTTATGCATAGGTTGTCTCACAAGAAAGGTCAGCTTGTCATGAAAGAGTAACAGGAGCACGCCTTTTTTtctttatgaaagtaatataacAGGAGCATACCTTGTAGTCTTGCATAAACTCATAGTGGAGAACTGTTTCAGGTTCACTGCTAGCGGCCTTCAGAAACTTATCTAAGCCTTCTCGTGGTCCATTATCCACTGTCAAGAAACAACTGTTAGTATAGGTCTATACTGGCTAAAATACCTCACAGGGAAAAGGAGATTCTTATGAAAAGCAGTTTAGACAATCCCACTAACTATATATCATAAAAGATTCCATTGAATCTTATCCAGTTTGTCCACTTACTATACGTCTTATTTTCCCTCCTTACATGGTGCACAAACTGGAAAAAATTCAGTTGACTCTTTTTTGGGATCCTAACAACTAACAAGGACTCCTCCGAATGATGTTAATAGATCAAACCTTTTgttatttatcaaaaataaatagattaaaTCTTTTGTCCAAACAGACGTTATTGTTaccatcatcaaatatctaGCAGTTGGTAGCTATATTAGACATGATGAAAGGTGTGAGAAAAGGGTTACCACAGTTGGTGCCTAGTACATAAAGCTTTTCCAGATTCAGATATTGTTCCACTGATCTTAAAGCTGCAAGTTAGGAAATTGCTCTGCTTATGATACAGAAATGTAATGACAAACAGCAACTTTAAAGCAGAGACGAAGAGATCATAACAACACGAATACCTTGAACTTGGCAGCCAACACCACAGAAGAGAAGGCGCTTCACACCAGCTGCCTGTTTCCAGGAAAAATATTGCTTACTTCAACATTTGAATGACATTATACAACGCATGACATAACTCAGAGAAAACGGGAATTTCTTAAAACCCAAATTTTAACTCATTAGAGCATGCACGACTAGAAAGTGTGAAATTCCATGCGATTGCATTGTTGTGAGAAGAAAAAACTATAAGCCTACCTTACAAGTGTGAAATGCAGGTGGTTGAAATAAAGTAGATTTATAAATGAGAAATTACATCTTTACAAAAAAGatattcaaataataaaaaatgagaaattacACAAGGTATAAGGCACATACAACAGAATGATTATTTTATACATTAATGGGAAAGGAGGAAAAATCAAGAAGTGCTTTGTGACATCCTACGAGAACAAAGCCAACAACAACTATGCATCAATACCAAGCAAGTTGTGGTCACCTATATGAATCCCTACTTGACCATGTTGCTCCATTTAATACATCTCAGACAAACATTATAcaaattaaaagtgaaaagattCAAAAACAACCACAAAATTCATGGCCATTGTATATTCTTTTCATTAATTTGGCATTTTGCCATGTATTGGAAAAAAAAGGTCCAAAGAAGCACAGGGGATTCAACAGAAACTGAAGGGTTAAAAGGGACCACAAAGGATTCACCAGAAGCTACTTAATATATCATCAATCAGAAACAATACCATTATCCGGTTTCACCTTTTTTCCAGCTTCTTACTTATCTAAAGATGATAGATCGATAAGAGATTAATCCATTAAAAAAAATCCATCCTTATGGTCGTATTTCTGTTTTCAATATCACAATCTGCTCATGTACAGCTATTCCAAACTTCCAGACGTCATAGTTGTACTTAGGAACATTTTCAAATATTCCAAAACAGGGTTACCATATTTCATTCAAAGAGTAGAACCCTTTCCTAAAGAAGCTCCTAACTAGACTGGCTTCAACTGTAGGTGCATATTCAATGTGTCATAAAGCTTGGCATATGATAGGATGGATGAAAGAGCCTGATACTTCCCAAAGGAAAGGGAGAAAGTATTTGGGGAAAAACAACCTCACATGCTTAAAACGAAGTCAAAAAAATAACCTACGACCTTCCAACGAATAGAGAGGAAACATTTGGCGAAAAGACTCTGACATTGCCAGGAAAGGAGCTCAGCTTGAACCATCATATGAAGCAAATCAAGAAAGCAAAAGAGCTGCTCTTAGTGAAATACCCGATTGGGGCAAATTATAAAGCATAGCTACACAAGTTTCAATTACCTACTAAGGAGAGAGAGGACATTTTCAATCCATGACAACATGCTCCATTTAGAAATTTGACA
This DNA window, taken from Solanum dulcamara chromosome 3, daSolDulc1.2, whole genome shotgun sequence, encodes the following:
- the LOC129881884 gene encoding probable indole-3-pyruvate monooxygenase YUCCA3, whose translation is MNQYCNSPCSPLMVHALEQEDLFAGRCILVNGPVIIGAGPSGLAVGAGLKQQGVPFVILDRANCIASLWQNRTYDRLKLHLPRQFCELPYFPFPQNFPEYPTKYQFINYLESYAKNFEISPRFNESVHSAKYDETCGLWRVKTVCSNGSIIEYICRWLVVATGENAEKVVPEFEGLEDFGGHVMHACDYKTGGVYEGKNVLVVGCGNSGMEVSLDLCHHNSSPSMVVRSSVHVLPREILGKSTFELGVSMMKWLSIDVVDKILLVAARLLLGNIEKYGLKRPSIGPLQLKNTEGKTPVLDIGALQKIKSGEIKIVPAIKKFSQGKVQFVNGEILEIDCVILATGYCSNVPSWLKESDFFSREGFPRSPFPNGWKGKAGLYAVGFTRRGLSGASLDAVKVSQDIGKIWKEEIKQKNQSVAVACHRRSKLPF
- the LOC129883213 gene encoding 7-hydroxymethyl chlorophyll a reductase, chloroplastic isoform X1 — translated: MAFLTGKLNTLPFKFYTISSSSQQQDTNQNPKSMKIREDWREKSRPIPPGGTYPAKDHCSHCGLCDTYYIAHVKNACAFLGDGMSRIEALEPIVHGRGRKEDSLDETYMGVYENLLYARKTKPVEGAQWTGIVTTIAVEMLKARMVEAVICVQSDPEDRFIPRPVLARTPEEVIAAKGVKPTLSPNLNTLALVEAAGVKRLLFCGVGCQVQALRSVEQYLNLEKLYVLGTNCVDNGPREGLDKFLKAASSEPETVLHYEFMQDYKVHLKHLDGHIEEVPYFCLPANDLVDVIAPSCYSCFDYTNGLADLVVGYMGVPKYSGISMMQHPQYVTVRNERGREMLSLIENLLEITPTISSGKRRPFVMETVKADDEAKFGRGPSQPAPKFVGNLIAFLLNIVGPKGLEFARYSLDYHTIRNYLHVVRKWGKERADRHMPEYAKKIVSMYNKSGEIDQMLSKKRII
- the LOC129883213 gene encoding 7-hydroxymethyl chlorophyll a reductase, chloroplastic isoform X3 yields the protein MAFLTGKLNTLPFKFYTISSSSQQQDTNQNPKSMKIREDWREKSRPIPPGGTYPAKDHCSHCGLCDTYYIAHVKNACAFLGDGMSRIEALEPIVHGRGRKEDSLDETYMGVYENLLYARKTKPVEGAQWTGIVTTIAVEMLKARMVEAVICVQSDPEDRFIPRPVLARTPEEVIAAKGVKPTLSPNLNTLALVEAAGVKRLLFCGVGCQVQVDNGPREGLDKFLKAASSEPETVLHYEFMQDYKVHLKHLDGHIEEVPYFCLPANDLVDVIAPSCYSCFDYTNGLADLVVGYMGVPKYSGISMMQHPQYVTVRNERGREMLSLIENLLEITPTISSGKRRPFVMETVKADDEAKFGRGPSQPAPKFVGNLIAFLLNIVGPKGLEFARYSLDYHTIRNYLHVVRKWGKERADRHMPEYAKKIVSMYNKSGEIDQMLSKKRII
- the LOC129883213 gene encoding 7-hydroxymethyl chlorophyll a reductase, chloroplastic isoform X4; the protein is MAFLTGKLNTLPFKFYTISSSSQQQDTNQNPKSMKIREDWREKSRPIPPGGTYPAKDHCSHCGLCDTYYIAHVKNACAFLGDGMSRIEALEPIVHGRGRKEDSLDETYMGVYENLLYARKTKPVEGAQWTGIVTTIAVEMLKARMVEAVICVQSDPEDRFIPRPVLARTPEEVIAAKGVKPTLSPNLNTLALAAGVKRLLFCGVGCQVQVDNGPREGLDKFLKAASSEPETVLHYEFMQDYKVHLKHLDGHIEEVPYFCLPANDLVDVIAPSCYSCFDYTNGLADLVVGYMGVPKYSGISMMQHPQYVTVRNERGREMLSLIENLLEITPTISSGKRRPFVMETVKADDEAKFGRGPSQPAPKFVGNLIAFLLNIVGPKGLEFARYSLDYHTIRNYLHVVRKWGKERADRHMPEYAKKIVSMYNKSGEIDQMLSKKRII
- the LOC129883213 gene encoding 7-hydroxymethyl chlorophyll a reductase, chloroplastic isoform X2, with protein sequence MAFLTGKLNTLPFKFYTISSSSQQQDTNQNPKSMKIREDWREKSRPIPPGGTYPAKDHCSHCGLCDTYYIAHVKNACAFLGDGMSRIEALEPIVHGRGRKEDSLDETYMGVYENLLYARKTKPVEGAQWTGIVTTIAVEMLKARMVEAVICVQSDPEDRFIPRPVLARTPEEVIAAKGVKPTLSPNLNTLALAAGVKRLLFCGVGCQVQALRSVEQYLNLEKLYVLGTNCVDNGPREGLDKFLKAASSEPETVLHYEFMQDYKVHLKHLDGHIEEVPYFCLPANDLVDVIAPSCYSCFDYTNGLADLVVGYMGVPKYSGISMMQHPQYVTVRNERGREMLSLIENLLEITPTISSGKRRPFVMETVKADDEAKFGRGPSQPAPKFVGNLIAFLLNIVGPKGLEFARYSLDYHTIRNYLHVVRKWGKERADRHMPEYAKKIVSMYNKSGEIDQMLSKKRII